The following nucleotide sequence is from Aedes aegypti strain LVP_AGWG chromosome 3, AaegL5.0 Primary Assembly, whole genome shotgun sequence.
aaaaatattgaaatcagtATTCACTTAGCGGTgaaagttttagtttttttttctttcactcaggcctatacaggTTAATAGATATCTGGCAAAGTTTGCTGagaattaaccctctaatacccaaccccgcctttagacggggtacactttggaattttgtgtattttttcgtagctcggaaatcaaaatgattctatttttggctcaaaccttAACTCAAAAtgcgcatataagaaaagttttttatagctttttaaactttattgtattttgaaaattgcttgaaaaattgtattcttatataacctacaaatgcctggggttcatttaacgtgtaatataaaaaatcgtaccttttatatttttctactatcaacttatcacagaagaagagcttggtggtattagcataatttcaaacctggttttccgttagttacacggaaaaaaaaaatatttccagaaaaatatttaatgtttaatatttttaatagtatcttaaatacttgaatttttattattgccaaaaatcagtaactagaagaggcttcaacaaaacaatgaagaaggatagggatgttcaaaaataaaaataataaaaaccaaaattcatggatttgcgaataaaaataaacctttgcccaaaacgtgtttaagacgattttagataactaaaaatgaaatttagatCGAAATTAAAATTTGGGTGTTAGAGGGTTAATAAAAAAATTTAGAAAGAAATTTCCACGGCCGATATTTGGCTCCTGTAAGTAAGTctcttgaaacatttttgactGCTTCGAGATCTGGTGCTTTGTGTATACCAAACAACatctttgaactttttttttgtcaagtTCTTCACTGATTTTGGAGATActttgaggaattttttttaattaactcCTAAGAATATGTTTGACGCATTTCTGATgggattttttgtagaaatgtCTCTAAAAAGGGAGGGCTCCTAAGGAGCCGGGACGAGTTCTCaaggggtccgcgaagccattggGAATAGGTGTCGTTTCTCTTAATGGATGAATAAATGTGAGAAATCTGTTACCTAACTTGTTTTCAAATAAGCATTATCACCAGGTcagtcccactcgggctcagattgggtaccacttctagtactgcatttggtcccttggtagtGCAAAagatacccaagtttgacagatcgcagtacacttttcacggcattctagattaccttatgagccataacatTTTGGGCAACTGTAAGAGACATGGAGATCTTTAATTTGTCTCTGTTATCACCGAGTTGCAAATTTTTAGTCTTTCAAATATTGTAAACTGTTGCCTGTTTTGTTTAATTGGAAAATACCTTCACTACCATTCTGTAAAGATTACAAGCgagaatccatggaaaaatAGTTATAATCAAtttataaaattgttaaaaaaaattaggTAAATTTTAGAAggtatttttcgtttttttttctgactttACATCTCAACTAGAACTGAGAATTCTTCTTAGCTCAGTATGATGTGACCATTTTGGATTTGTATGTATTTCGGatggcaagcacgaagatactctatgctctagAAAGTTGAGAGAAATTCTAATCTAAAAAGATTCTTGACCGGTGGGGTTCGAACTttatcttgctgaatagctgagcGGTTTTCACTATTGTTTGCAGATAACCCGAGTTTGGAAACACTTCTGGAATAATTCATGTTGCCTAAAACGAATCGAGCTAAAAGTGGACGATTGTCCGTTATCCAGTCTAAAAACACCATCTATTCAATATTGAATTGATTTAGAAAGCAATACTATTGGTAGTGAACTTCTATCTAGAGACTTGATCATTATTTTAACGCATATTCTTATACATAATTAAAAACTTTTCATAGAATCCTGGTAAAAACCCTCGAGAATTGTAATGGCCTTTAGAGACTTCCACGCAACTTCTTCAAATATTCCTTAATAGATTCCTTGAGGaagtgcttcagaaattctttcagtgaTTGTTTCAATCACAGAATCATCTTTAGGGAATTATCAAGCAGTCCAATGcgaattcctccaataatttataatgaattgtttttaaaaCTCCTCCAGGATATCTCCCGGAAATTTGTTCGGAGAGTTGTCCACCAATTTCTTCAGTTGTTACttcaggagatcttccaaaggtTTCTGCGTAAGTTCGTCCAATGAAACTCGCAAAGTTTCTTTCCACGGTTTTTGACAAAACTATTTTATGGTTTTTCCCAGTAAATCCTACAAAAGTGTCCAGGAGTACCTTCCTCGAATTTTCCTGTAAATCTTTAAGGAATCTCTGtgaaattacttcaaaaattgcCCCACGAATTCTCCCAGGAACTGCTCTAGAAATTCTACCCAGGATCAATCTATGAaatcagtggcgattccctaacctcaaatctacctgttccacgattaGAAATTCATGGACTTTAGGAACAAATTTGCATCTAATGAGTAGAGAATTGTTAGAAAGGACGATTTTAATCATAAACTTTTTGgtttataatctaaatttgtcgaaatagtcatttttagagtcgtagaacaggtagaaagtgaggttacgagtcgccactgtATGAAATATTCTATCAACTTTTTCAGAATTGTACCAACATCGATATTGTATTGACCAAATAATGGTAATTGAGTAATCATTGCGATGGGCACTATACTAAGGATACGGGTGATGTCACGCTAGATCTAAAAACTGGTTGCAGTGATGGATTCGAACAgaaatgaaaaaatcatatgaatATTCCTATGAATTCATCAGGTGTTTTTGAAGAGATTGCTATAGGATTTCATTTCTTCTCTTTTTGCTGAACTATTCCGAAAATATGTATCTGAAAACATTCTTTGACGATTCCTTTCTTTTTCTAAATTCTAAATTACTTGGAGAACTCCTTGATATTGTCTATCTGACACTCTGGAACCCTGATGAAAGCTTTTAAAAGTTATTTCTGAGTTATCCTTCCAAAACTTTCTGGTTGAAATCTTAATAgaaatatgaacaaaaatttagGAAATTATAAGGAAGTTAAATTTATGGCGAATTACtatttgttatggctatatcggccATGCAACTCAAAAGAAAAGGGAGTCTGTAGAAGATTTTTACaaatcaagcataattcttcaatccgacgtatctgcaaaaataaacaaatcgagatttgcttttCATGCGCTTGACAAACGCAGAATCTATATATTGAGTCTACAAAAGtatttctaaaacattttttttgatttttttaaataaataacaattatgccctatgtgcactttactcagtgtttttaatttggctacatacaccctACGTTTGCAAAGCGACCCAACTGACAACGTTTTTCAtgctagcacatacaccgtacatatgctcatagtaaagcgacctatatgcagaatcaaaacatacAATTTTAATCAGCAGATACGTCAAACTGTTTCGAATCACTAAATATGTTGGAAATCGAGAAATTCGGATTCCCGCAGCTGCAGCTAGCTTACAGGTCGGCAAATTGATGCGGAGCATCATCAGTATTCGGTTTTTGATAACATTTATCACCAAATTTCACACAAGAACTGATCTCCATCTACTTTCGTTACTCACGGCTACGTTCGATGCTCCTGTTAGTCAAGTTGAAATAGGAAACATTCGGAAACCAATATTCGTTGCAGTTGAACGTAAAAACTAACGAATTGACTAACAATGTTAAGTTTTATGGGAATTTCcaaaccggtgtatgtgcaacttcaaaacaatactggtgtatatgacgtgacgcatgtgaaaaacgaactgtcaaaccgacgcatcaagcaaggtgtatgtatcaatCAAGGTATGACATTGACGAACAATcatggtgtatgtgagcagcacaaagcaaaagggtttattcgataattttaccagttttttttattttattttttttatttttaaaggcTCTCTgggctcgtggccactactgtgccggaatcaggtgatctgtagcttctttatcgatacagatctaattttaacttatctatatttacatcaactttcactctctcctactcttttactctcacaccgagcaggtaggagagagctctgttgttagtgaggctagctgcctgcgaagagggtcagtttgtctcagtcaccatctgatactgacggaggatggatgtgctcctcCGTGCGGTGTCTtttggtggctggacgggtttttttttgtggaggggctgggaattgaatccatgaccttccgcttatgaagcgaaagcgtaacctcaaggctacggaccccccaacacaagattttattagaaaattttaggACTCTATTGTTAAACAGTTTGATGTTTTTAGCTCGCTCCTTCGACAAAGGGATTTATCTTTGGCCACTGCATTTGCTGAACCCATTCATTTCCTTTCATTCAGATCACTTCCCTCCATTAATTTCGCTTTATGTGCTTAATAAAAACTTTTGGTTGCTAATTTATTCTTTTTGTTTATTTCCCTCCATGTTCAAGCTCATCCTGGTCAGTGGCGCTTACTGATCCGCATTTTGTCACTATCAACTGGCCGTAAGTTTCGTTCCATTACCAAATTCCATACGTCGACAGAAAATGCGTCTCCTGCTAAGACATGGATTCGACTCGTTTTCGATCGATGCACCAATTGTGATGCGATTATCATCCCTTCAGGTTTTCGTGAGACGGTTTAGTTGGGTGGACTTCTGTAGAGAAATATCGTATATTGTTTTGCATTTGTTGGTGCAGGTTTGAGGCGTAATAGTGATTTGTTGGTGGTTTTGATGGTGACACTTTCCTTCAGGAGAGTTTGATTAAGCTTCCAGTACTTGAAGAAACAGTCAATATTATCGATCATAGTTGTgagaattttggatttttctcTAGTTACGGgtttggtatcatcatttatcaCGTGAAATACATCTAGTCCACATCTATTTGATCATGTTGAAAGGCGTTTCTTTCCTTCGTTTGAACATCTTCAATTGAAACTATGAACTTAAATCTTGCGTGTTGATTTCCATTGTTCCATCTCTCAGAGGCTGTGAAAACCATCTCAACTAATATGCGACCGTTTTTCCTTTCGTTTTAGCCACAACACTGGCACCTCACACTGGCTGGATCCGCGATTGTCCaagttccagaagaaatccctcGAAGACTGCCAGGACGACGAGTTGCCGTATGGATGGGAGAAGATCTGCGATCCTCACTACGGCACCTACTACATAGATCACGTCAATCGTAAAACGCAGTATGAAAATCCGGTCTTGCAAGCGAAGCGTATGACCGAACGCGGCTCGGCAATGTCCGTTGGAGGACACAGTTCCAACGGAATGAACGGCAGCATTGGCGGTGGTGGAGGTGTTGGCGTCGGGGGAGTTGGCCATGACGAAGTCGGGAATGGAGTTGGAGGACGGGTGAATCACTTCACGAAGAATCCGGCCAATTTGCGAGGCGATCGATTGATGACGACCCTGGTTAAATCGACGCGAGGACTGGGATTCACGATAGTTGGTGGGGATGATAATGTGGAAGAGTTTCTGCAGATCAAATCGATAGTTCCGAATGGTCCAGCTTGGATCGACGGGAAGCTTAAAACGGGAGATGTGTTGGTGTACGTGAACGATATTTGTGTTCTTGGATTCACGCACCACGAGATGGTGAACATTTTTCAGTCGATTCTACCGGGGGAAGAGGTACATTTGGACGTTTGCCGTGGGTACCCATTGCCTTTTGACCCGAATGATCCGAATACGGAAGTTGTTACGACAATCGCTGTGGACGGGTTGAACAATGGAGCCATGACTGAGTCCGATCTAAAGTTCTTAGAAACGGGTGGTTTCATGGACTCGGGTGATGTTCAGCATAAAAATCCTCTGGCGAAGATCCAGTCCGGAAGTGCCACTGCCAATGGGGGCGATGTGTACTTCAGTGATACTCATCCGTATCAGCAGCATTACaagagcaaggaaaatgcattTGAAATTCCAGAGATTTTACACATTAACATAGTGAAAAGTGATAATGGGTTTGGGTTCACGATAACCGATAGCTCGTATGGTCAAAAAGTGAAGAAAATTTTGGACCGGCAGTGTTGTAAAAATTTGCAAGAGGGGGATGTGTTGTTGAGTATCAACTCCATACCGGTGAAGGATATGTCGCATAATGAAGTAGTGCAAGTGTTGAAAGATTGTCCGAAGAACATCGAAACTACGTTAAAAGTGCAGAGGGGTCCTTCGGCACTGCTGGTCGGCAGCAGTAAGATGACGAACAAACTGCGAAAGAGCATTGAAATGGCAAAGTTTGGCGGAGGCTTGCTGAAGAAAGACGGTTACGGCATCGGAGGTAATAGTTTGTTCAGGAGTAAAACTCCGACCGCAGATCTGTACAGTACTCAGGCTAAGGAAATTCTTCCGACAAGGCCAAAAACTCCCCTGGTCGATACCCGAGCCAGAGCCAAAACTCCTTCTTTGCCATTGTCCGACCTGAACACGGATGAAATCGAGTTAGACGTCAACAAGAATACTGGGGATCATAAGATGGAACTCAATCTGAATCTCAAATCCAACAGTAGTTCCCACGACAACGATTCCATCGCGAATGATATCGGTTCGTTCCACAACGAAGACCAATTCCATTCCGGAAAACACCCGAATCTTGCCGACAGGCTTGGAGAGCTAACCATAAGCAGTTCCAACAATAGCACCACGGATACCATCTACCACAACCATCAACCTCAGTATGGTCCCGGAAGTCACCTCCAGCATCAgcaaaacttcaacagccatggTTACAATCACTTGTACTCACCTCCTCTTATTCCTCCCCCACCAGTGCCACCACTATCTGCAAATCATGCCGGCTATGCTCCTAATCCTTTGCCACTGCAGCCCACATATCATCACGAGAGTTGTTTCTGTTACGACTGTCAAGATTATCAACGCCAACAACAACTTCTTCAccaacaacagcagcaacaacaacatcaACAGATGTATCAGCAGCAAACACTGAATCGTTCCTACGGGAATAACCCAAGCCATTTGCAGCAACAGCAGCACCCGTACCAATTGCCACCCCAAATGAGCGACAACATCGGTAAACGACTGAACGAGTATTTGATGGATCGAAAGCGATCTTTGcaccagcagcagcaacaacaacaacagcagcaacacCACCAGCCTCAGTATGATAACCTGTATCACCATCATAAAGCACCAGTGCCACTTCCGCCGCAACACCAACAGCCTCCGCAGCAGCCCCCAACGCAGTTCGATCAGCACTTCTACCCGAGCCAACCGGGCAGCTGGCG
It contains:
- the LOC5575183 gene encoding membrane-associated guanylate kinase, WW and PDZ domain-containing protein 1 isoform X2 — its product is MTEKSEIKKPKMNDSMMPNGGGGGGNGSGSTGVAAAGGAGSSSTISAKSETGKDLSKVGVNSSTMNGAGSAGSGSGGTGRASDNGSDTLGSEASTMMMMNPPPGGGGGPPHSHHHLHHMHHHHHGHNHHQQQQQQQVPMGMTNGGGGGGGGGFYDQKSDISSTAQTEEDDGLGPLPPKWEKAYTDSGEVYFIDHNTGTSHWLDPRLSKFQKKSLEDCQDDELPYGWEKICDPHYGTYYIDHVNRKTQYENPVLQAKRMTERGSAMSVGGHSSNGMNGSIGGGGGVGVGGVGHDEVGNGVGGRVNHFTKNPANLRGDRLMTTLVKSTRGLGFTIVGGDDNVEEFLQIKSIVPNGPAWIDGKLKTGDVLVYVNDICVLGFTHHEMVNIFQSILPGEEVHLDVCRGYPLPFDPNDPNTEVVTTIAVDGLNNGAMTESDLKFLETGGFMDSGDVQHKNPLAKIQSGSATANGGDVYFSDTHPYQQHYKSKENAFEIPEILHINIVKSDNGFGFTITDSSYGQKVKKILDRQCCKNLQEGDVLLSINSIPVKDMSHNEVVQVLKDCPKNIETTLKVQRGPSALLVGSSKMTNKLRKSIEMAKFGGGLLKKDGYGIGGNSLFRSKTPTADLYSTQAKEILPTRPKTPLVDTRARAKTPSLPLSDLNTDEIELDVNKNTGDHKMELNLNLKSNSSSHDNDSIANDIGSFHNEDQFHSGKHPNLADRLGELTISSSNNSTTDTIYHNHQPQYGPGSHLQHQQNFNSHGYNHLYSPPLIPPPPVPPLSANHAGYAPNPLPLQPTYHHESCFCYDCQDYQRQQQLLHQQQQQQQHQQMYQQQTLNRSYGNNPSHLQQQQHPYQLPPQMSDNIGKRLNEYLMDRKRSLHQQQQQQQQQQHHQPQYDNLYHHHKAPVPLPPQHQQPPQQPPTQFDQHFYPSQPGSWRSAPGQHSPQLYGGGAPFMAPVPMEEYSLTEVTLERQALGFGFRIVGGTEEGSQVTVGHIVPGGAADKDTRIASGDEILNINGVNVENASHHRVVQLMGEAGLRGQVTMILRRRKLSKPPPPPPNPRYPYNVLVSRNENEGFGFVIISSSGQYHGSSIGDLIPGSPAERCGELKIGDRIVAVNSIDITGMSHGDVVNLIKESGLQVQLTIGCPRPDGAGPPLIQTATAAAAASIAASNASNTSGNEMYVSSSNGSNSGGVGGPMTNRYPAMIS
- the LOC5575183 gene encoding membrane-associated guanylate kinase, WW and PDZ domain-containing protein 1 isoform X1, coding for MTEKSEIKKPKMNDSMMPNGGGGGGNGSGSTGVAAAGGAGSSSTISAKSETGKDLSKVGVNSSTMNGAGSAGSGSGGTGRASDNGSDTLGSEASTMMMMNPPPGGGGGPPHSHHHLHHMHHHHHGHNHHQQQQQQQVPMGMTNGGGGGGGGGFYDQKSDISSTAQTEEDDGLGPLPPKWEKAYTDSGEVYFIDSSWSVALTDPHFVTINWPHNTGTSHWLDPRLSKFQKKSLEDCQDDELPYGWEKICDPHYGTYYIDHVNRKTQYENPVLQAKRMTERGSAMSVGGHSSNGMNGSIGGGGGVGVGGVGHDEVGNGVGGRVNHFTKNPANLRGDRLMTTLVKSTRGLGFTIVGGDDNVEEFLQIKSIVPNGPAWIDGKLKTGDVLVYVNDICVLGFTHHEMVNIFQSILPGEEVHLDVCRGYPLPFDPNDPNTEVVTTIAVDGLNNGAMTESDLKFLETGGFMDSGDVQHKNPLAKIQSGSATANGGDVYFSDTHPYQQHYKSKENAFEIPEILHINIVKSDNGFGFTITDSSYGQKVKKILDRQCCKNLQEGDVLLSINSIPVKDMSHNEVVQVLKDCPKNIETTLKVQRGPSALLVGSSKMTNKLRKSIEMAKFGGGLLKKDGYGIGGNSLFRSKTPTADLYSTQAKEILPTRPKTPLVDTRARAKTPSLPLSDLNTDEIELDVNKNTGDHKMELNLNLKSNSSSHDNDSIANDIGSFHNEDQFHSGKHPNLADRLGELTISSSNNSTTDTIYHNHQPQYGPGSHLQHQQNFNSHGYNHLYSPPLIPPPPVPPLSANHAGYAPNPLPLQPTYHHESCFCYDCQDYQRQQQLLHQQQQQQQHQQMYQQQTLNRSYGNNPSHLQQQQHPYQLPPQMSDNIGKRLNEYLMDRKRSLHQQQQQQQQQQHHQPQYDNLYHHHKAPVPLPPQHQQPPQQPPTQFDQHFYPSQPGSWRSAPGQHSPQLYGGGAPFMAPVPMEEYSLTEVTLERQALGFGFRIVGGTEEGSQVTVGHIVPGGAADKDTRIASGDEILNINGVNVENASHHRVVQLMGEAGLRGQVTMILRRRKLSKPPPPPPNPRYPYNVLVSRNENEGFGFVIISSSGQYHGSSIGDLIPGSPAERCGELKIGDRIVAVNSIDITGMSHGDVVNLIKESGLQVQLTIGCPRPDGAGPPLIQTATAAAAASIAASNASNTSGNEMYVSSSNGSNSGGVGGPMTNRYPAMIS